From Candidatus Margulisiibacteriota bacterium:
AATAGCGGAAGAATATGGTTTGATTTCTGTGTTCCTTGACCCCAAAGGTTTTACTTCCAAAGAAGAATATGATGCTGAATTGGTGAATATTTTAAAAAAACATGGCGTTGATTTGGTTGTTCTAGCTGGGTATATGAAAATATTAACTCCTGTCTTTATTAATGCTTTCCCAGCAAAGATACTAAATATTCATCCGTCACTCTTGCCTTCATTTAAAGGGTTGCATCCACAACAGCAAGCATTAGATGCTGGTGTGAAGTTTTCTGGATGTACGGTACATTTTGTTACAATTGAACTTGATTCTGGACCAATAATTATTCAGGAAGTAGTTCCTGTGTTGCCTAATGATAACGAAGATACTTTAGCTGAAAGAATTTTGGAAAAAGAACATGTTCTTTATACAGAAGCAATAAAAATAGTAGCTAGGGGAACACTCCCAATAGCACCCTCTCAAGAGGGGGAAGGAACGTAACTTTTTTTCTCCCTCTTGAGAGGGAGACGTCATAAGCTTGCACGTAGTGAATGGGTTATGGCAGAGGGAGTGTCTAAAAGCTGGGCACTAGAAACTGAAAATTGTAACTTGAAAGGAGATAGTAAATGAAAGCATTAATAAGTGTATTCAAAAAAGATGGAATAGAGGAGTTTGCTAAGGGACTTGTAGAATTAGGCGTAGAAATATTTTCAACCGGTGGAACACTTAAACGACTAAATGAAGTTGGGTTAAAGGTAGAATCGGTTACTGAGCTTACTCATTATCCAGAGATTATGGATGGTAGGGTGAAAACGCTTAATCCTAATATTCATGGAGGGATTTTAGCTAAACGTGATAACAAAGAACATATGGATACGGTTAAAGAGTTAAAGATACCACTGATAGATATCGTTGTTGTAAATTTGTACCCTTTTGAAGAAACTATTGTGAAGCCAGGTGTCCGTTTAGACGAAATAATTGAGATGATAGATATTGGTGGTCCTACGATGATTAGGTCAGCAGCAAAAAATTTTATGGATGTTATTATAATTGTAAACCCTGCGCGATATAGCGAGGTGCTTTCTGAGCTACGTGAAACAGGCAAAGTTTCTGTTAAGCTTAGGCAAAGATTAGCACTAGAAGCGTTTTCTCATACCGCTAGATATGACGCGGTGATTTCTTCTTATTTTGCTCCAATATTTGCGAGCGAGGAGTTATTTTTAGAAGAAATGTCGCTAGGACTATCCAGGAGCCAGATATTACGTTATGGCGAAAATTCTCATCAACAAGCAGCTCTTTATCAGCTCGGCTCGCCATCAGGACTTCTCAACATAGAGCAGTTGCAAGGTAAAGAGATGAGTTTTAATAACTATTTGGATACGAGTGCCGCTTATTCTATGTGCAGGCGCTTTATGGAGCCATGTGTGGTGATTGTGAAACATACAAATCCATGCGGTGCTGCAGTAGCGGAAGATATTGTTGATGCCTATAAAAAAGCTTATGAAGCTGATTCTATTTCTGCTTTTGGCGGCATTGTTGCATTGAACAGAGAGTGTGATGGAGTAACTGCAACAGAAATAGCTAAGATTTTTGTAGAAGTAATTATTGCTCCTTCTTTTTCAGAGGAAGCGGTGAAAATTTTTAGTGAGAAGAAGAATCTTCGTTTGCTTGCTAAAGAAGATTTTTTTGAAGATATTGGAGAATTTGATGTCAGAAAAGTTGATGGAGGACTGTTAGTGCAGGAGAAGGACATTGATCCTACCACTGCTGATGACTGGAAAGTTGTGACAGACCGAACTCCAACGGAAAAAGAAGTACATGATATGGAAATAGGTTGGAATATCTTGCCAACAGTTAAAAGCAATGCCATTATTTTAGTTAAAGATGGTGTGTTGGTTGGTGTTGGTGCGGGACAGATGAGCAGAGTTGAAGCAACAGAGCTTGCTATTAAACGAGCAGGGGATAAGGCCAAAGGTTCTGTTTTAGCTTCTGATGCTTTTTTCCCATTTGGAGATAGTTTGGAATTAGCTGCTAAAGCTGGTATAACTGCTGTTATTCAGCCTGGAGGCTCTATAAAAGACGAAGAAAGCGTTAAGGTATGTAATGACAATAAGATGGCGATGTTGGCGACAGGGACAAGACACTTTAAACACTAGGAGTGTGTATGGCTAAAGTTACATATAGAATTCGACAATACTTTGCGACACGCAAGTCTAAGCTATCTTATCTTGAGATAGACTTTGTTAGGAAATATCTTAAT
This genomic window contains:
- the purN gene encoding phosphoribosylglycinamide formyltransferase codes for the protein MIKLGVLGSGRGSNFQAIYKNILNGTLKAEVVVVISNKESKMLKIAEEYGLISVFLDPKGFTSKEEYDAELVNILKKHGVDLVVLAGYMKILTPVFINAFPAKILNIHPSLLPSFKGLHPQQQALDAGVKFSGCTVHFVTIELDSGPIIIQEVVPVLPNDNEDTLAERILEKEHVLYTEAIKIVARGTLPIAPSQEGEGT
- the purH gene encoding bifunctional phosphoribosylaminoimidazolecarboxamide formyltransferase/IMP cyclohydrolase; the protein is MKALISVFKKDGIEEFAKGLVELGVEIFSTGGTLKRLNEVGLKVESVTELTHYPEIMDGRVKTLNPNIHGGILAKRDNKEHMDTVKELKIPLIDIVVVNLYPFEETIVKPGVRLDEIIEMIDIGGPTMIRSAAKNFMDVIIIVNPARYSEVLSELRETGKVSVKLRQRLALEAFSHTARYDAVISSYFAPIFASEELFLEEMSLGLSRSQILRYGENSHQQAALYQLGSPSGLLNIEQLQGKEMSFNNYLDTSAAYSMCRRFMEPCVVIVKHTNPCGAAVAEDIVDAYKKAYEADSISAFGGIVALNRECDGVTATEIAKIFVEVIIAPSFSEEAVKIFSEKKNLRLLAKEDFFEDIGEFDVRKVDGGLLVQEKDIDPTTADDWKVVTDRTPTEKEVHDMEIGWNILPTVKSNAIILVKDGVLVGVGAGQMSRVEATELAIKRAGDKAKGSVLASDAFFPFGDSLELAAKAGITAVIQPGGSIKDEESVKVCNDNKMAMLATGTRHFKH